A genomic stretch from Desulfotignum balticum DSM 7044 includes:
- a CDS encoding AAA family ATPase, which yields MNDKTNATLTVPENDPFFYADSNTLNLLDRLHKISEKHPVNILVAGRQGCGKSSIVRQFAAVHKKPLATFQVGILSEPGQLFGEYTLENGETRYKQFLFPMALQTPNCIIHLEEINRPENPKALNMLFSILSDDRQVWMDELGLLKVAPGVIFFATLNEGDDFVGTELLDPALRDRFHVILMDFLPNDVEKEVLINKTHVGVEQADTIIDAVNTLRSDFELSVEVSTRTVLMIGEMVAVGATLKEALTTCLQTSKETLESILLSLHVKHGYLEKDSYEYRKF from the coding sequence TTGAACGATAAAACAAATGCCACCCTGACAGTTCCTGAAAATGATCCTTTTTTTTATGCGGACAGCAATACACTGAACCTCTTGGACAGACTCCACAAAATTTCTGAAAAACACCCAGTGAATATCCTTGTCGCAGGACGGCAAGGATGCGGAAAATCTTCTATTGTCAGACAATTTGCAGCTGTGCATAAAAAACCTCTGGCCACGTTTCAGGTAGGCATCCTTTCAGAACCTGGACAGCTTTTTGGCGAATATACCCTGGAAAATGGTGAAACCCGTTATAAACAATTTCTGTTCCCAATGGCCCTTCAAACCCCCAACTGCATTATTCATCTTGAAGAAATCAACCGGCCCGAAAACCCCAAGGCGCTGAATATGCTTTTTTCAATTCTGTCCGATGACCGACAGGTCTGGATGGATGAGCTGGGTTTGCTGAAAGTTGCGCCCGGAGTGATCTTTTTCGCCACCTTGAACGAAGGAGATGATTTTGTCGGTACAGAACTCCTTGACCCAGCTCTTCGCGACAGATTTCATGTCATTCTGATGGACTTCCTTCCTAATGACGTTGAAAAAGAAGTGCTAATCAATAAAACCCATGTCGGTGTCGAACAGGCAGATACCATTATTGACGCGGTCAACACCTTGAGGAGTGATTTTGAACTTTCGGTGGAGGTTTCAACCCGGACCGTTCTCATGATCGGAGAAATGGTTGCGGTGGGAGCCACACTCAAAGAAGCTTTGACCACGTGTCTGCAGACCAGCAAGGAAACTCTGGAATCCATTTTGCTATCCCTGCATGTCAAACATGGATATTTAGAAAAAGACAGTTATGAATACCGAAAGTTCTAA